ACAATGGTTCACAATTTGTAAGTAATATATTCAAATATACTTGTGAAAAACTTAATATGCATCATGAGCAAATTCCTGTTAAGACACCAAATAAGAATGCTCATATTGAATCTTTTCATAACCTGCTTCAGAATGAATGCTTAAAATATTTTAGTTTTACAAGTTTCAAAGAAGCTTATAAAGAAGTTGTGAAATATATTGATTACTATAATAATACAAGAATTCATTCAGCTATTGGTTATATGACACCTATGGAATTTTATAGAGAAAACTCAAGCAATATTAAGAAAAAGTTAGTTGTTAGAGTTTAATTGTCCAAATTTAAGGGGTCAAACCGAGTTTATGTTTGAAAAAATATATAAACTTTTAGATATAAAGAAAAGATGTAAAAAAATTAATTTATTAAATTGTTTTTAGCATTTTTTAAGGTAGTTATTGTTATTATACAAATGGATACAAACTATAAAAATGTATTGCTATTTTTTGAAAAATATGCAATAATATAAGTACAAAAGACATAA
The window above is part of the Caminicella sporogenes DSM 14501 genome. Proteins encoded here:
- a CDS encoding integrase core domain-containing protein produces the protein NGSQFVSNIFKYTCEKLNMHHEQIPVKTPNKNAHIESFHNLLQNECLKYFSFTSFKEAYKEVVKYIDYYNNTRIHSAIGYMTPMEFYRENSSNIKKKLVVRV